In the genome of Cheilinus undulatus linkage group 6, ASM1832078v1, whole genome shotgun sequence, one region contains:
- the kcnk18 gene encoding potassium channel subfamily K member 18: MSVALKRGISAKAESRKCAARFWRIFPHLVLSLSLVGYAALGALMFMHIEGRVPSTTKHEYHEFLEEIVKQVQNRSENASYTNQDIVTEVETKMQKDFKSIWLQRPERWHFFGSMFFCCTVFTTVGYGEIYPVTLLGKVVCVLYATVGIPLMLLVILDVGDFLAMLMTRAYIHIHSFFKNLRTRTWSPWKAQRKARDSSCRTLEDGTFVFSHDVVVREPLDIRQVLHSQADLRQKSIQLQNNKEIFEKLLARENLLRKGPLLRTLSCPELDRLPPPRKGFTIWDFTGLGDGMESLDVPFVLILVIVFAYILFFGLILPRWETEFKGFDPFYFCFITLTTIGFGDIIPNHPNYFMVTSLFIIVGMAIMSMAFKLLQTRLVICYRQCIKFISRGNAETFNKEDND, translated from the exons ATGTCAGTGGCACTGAAGAGAGGAATAAGCGCCAAAGCTGAGTCTAGGAAATGCGCAGCGCGTTTCTGGAGGATTTTCCCTCACCTGGTCCTGAGTCTGTCTCTGGTCGGGTACGCAGCGCTCGGTGCGCTCATGTTCATGCACATCGAAGGAAGGGTTCCGTCCACCACCAAGCATGAGTACCACGAGTTCCTGGAAGAGATCGTCAAGCAGGTCCAGAACCGCAGCG AAAATGCCTCCTACACAAACCAAGACATAGTAACTGAAGTGGAGACTAAAATGCAAAAGGATTTTAAGTCCATTTGGCTCCAGAGACCAGAGAGATGGCACTTTTTTGGCTCCATGTTCTTCTGCTGCACAGTCTTCACTACAGTGG GTTATGGGGAGATCTATCCAGTTACCCTCCTTGGTAAGGTGGTGTGTGTCTTGTATGCCACGGTTGGCATTCCTCTCATGCTCCTGGTCATCCTCGATGTGGGTGACTTCCTGGCCATGCTGATGACTAGAGCCTACATCCACATTCACTCCTTCTTCAAAAACCTCCGCACCCGTACATGGTCACCATGGAAAGCTCAAAGGAAGGCGAGGGATTCGAGCTGCCGGACCCTGGAAGACGGTACCTTTGTTTTCAGCCATGATGTTGTTGTCCGGGAGCCTCTTGACATCCGACAGGTGCTGCACAGCCAGGCGGACTTACGTCAGAAGTCCATCCAGCTCCAGAACAACAAAGAGATCTTTGAGAAGCTTCTGGCCAGGGAGAATCTACTCAGAAAGGGCCCTCTGCTCAGGACCCTCTCCTGCCCTGAACTGGACCGACTCCCACCACCACGCAAAGGATTCACCATATGGGACTTCACGGGGTTAGGGGACGGGATGGAGTCGCTGGATGTACCCTTTGTCCTGATTCTTGTCATCGTGTTTgcctacattttattttttggcctgATTCTTCCACGGTGGGAAACTGAATTCAAAGGCTTCGACCCCTTCTACTTCTGTTTCATCACGCTCACGACCATCGGTTTTGGAGACATCATACCAAATCACCCAAACTACTTCATGGTCACCTCCCTCTTCATCATCGTTGGCATGGCCATCATGTCCATGGCTTTCAAACTGCTGCAAACACGACTTGTAATCTGCTACCGCCAGTGCATCAAGTTCATCAGCAGAGGAAATGCTGAAACCTTCAACAAGGAAGACAACGATTAA